In the Vicia villosa cultivar HV-30 ecotype Madison, WI unplaced genomic scaffold, Vvil1.0 ctg.001125F_1_1, whole genome shotgun sequence genome, CTGGGTTTTCCTTAGACTTGGTGGGCGAATCTTCTACTGCCATGACTTGGCAAACATATCTTTTAAAAGAGGAGCTAAATTCTCCTCCCTCGACAAACCCTCATGCTATAGTATTCAAAGTGTGGCAAACTAACATATCCCTCTCTTTTATCTCTAGCACTCTGTATTTTTGTAGACCAAGGGCTTCTAGGTTGTTCTCACCTTTGAGTATTGGAATTGTCTCCTGTTTGCTGAGAGCTTCCTTTGACATATTTTTTTCTGGTGGCCCTGTTGGATAAGTTGCTAAATCTCTTTTTCATCCGGTAGCAGTCATCAATGTGATGACCATTCACCTTGTGGTATTTGCACATTCTCTCAAGTTTGGGTCCTATCGTATCTGAGTTGAGAGTTGGCGAAGGTGAAATCTCGTGTGTATGAAGTACTTCACGTCAGATTTACTCCTAACGAATGTGGAAGGGAGTGAAGTTATCCACGGGCTTTCCACATATTTGCTCCTGACGAGTGTTGAATGGCGTGAAGTTATCCATAGGCCTTCCACTATGTTTGAAAGTATCTTTGACGAACGGGGTAAAGTGGATCCTACAATCAGGGACGGATCTACATAGTATAAATTGGGGGCAGTTGACCCCACATCCAAagtttcattttaattattagtAAGGCCTCTTGATGTTTGACCCCATGTAATATATAGCGATGCCCCATTACATAATGTCACTAATGATACAGACTAATCATTCTATACTTTAATTTTGTGCATGTGTTGTATAAATGAATGATTTTTTTTACTCAACAaagtacaaatatatatatatatatatatatatatatatatatatatatatatatatatattaaatattcaaTAAAAGTTAATCACATAAATAAATTTGTAGGCATAGTAAAAATTACTTTATAGTTAAAAAATATGTTAAAGTAATAGTTTGGTTAATCTCTTTCAACTAATTTGCAAAATTAGTACTCTTAATTcaaatatgttaaaattatttgaaatatgaaaattaattttGAGAATTAGATAATATAGAGAAACTAAAGATATAATTAAACATAAACAATATCATGTGATTATTTGCGTTCGATAAAATTATATGGTTAGATAAAATTACATGGTtataactgtttataataagaTCTTGACCCCACTTGTTAAAATTTCTGGATCCGTCCCTGCCTACAATGAGTCGGATCTGATGGAGGCACGCTCTTAGATGTCTATGGATTTCTTCTCAGCAATAATCTCTTCTCCTATAATGTAACATTTAAGTCGTGTCATGATTTCAATCATGGGGACATATGGCTTTTAGGAGAGAGACTCATTGAAATGCTCGACTCTCAAATTATTTGGAAATGCTCCCACAAACATCTCCTGGTTTGGATGTATCACCTTTATGATAGCTTCGTTGAAGCGGACGGGGTACTCCCTAAGTGACTCGAAGTGTCTTTGGTATACATTGAACATGCTAGTGGTAGCAACCTTCTGCTACTTTCTCTCCGCAAACTTATGGACCGGTTTCCTTGTGAGGTTGTGATAACTAGTTACTGAAAGGCAGAGGAGGTTCATGAACCACTTTAGGGCCACCTCCTTGAAAATATTGGACAAGATCTTGCACCTTAATCAGTCGAATGTGCCTATGATTGTCATTTGAGTATTGTATTGATGGCAACAATGTGTTTATAAGGGCTGCTCTTTCCATTAAACTTCACTAGTAAAGGTGGTTTGAAGTTTTCTAATACTAGAACACTCAAAATCTTGTCTGTATGATGCTAGGGGTCCAAGACCTTGTCTTTGACCAGGAAATCTTTATGATATCGCTAAGGTTATGACGTTTGTCTCTAGAGCCTGGACATATGTGCTAAGGTATCATGGTCGTTGTTGCTAGTGTAACTAGCTGTTGTACCATCTCATCAGGTCACCATGTTGAGCAAGATGAGTGGGGCGATTGAAAATCGGATGCGAGTGTGGTCTAGGTTAGTTTTACCAAGACCTTAAGGTAGGCGCTACTTATATTTGTTAAATATAATGAAGACGATGACCATGCACACATGTATGATTGCAaaaagcccgccccgccccgtttttttgcgaGCTTTTGCGgtgcgggcctaaacggggcaggcatgcccgtttgccacccctagtcacAATCAAGCGACCTTAGGTTGTGTCCGCCCGACTTTCCTAATGGGCCTTTCAAAACTTCTTTGAACTATATAGACTCGGAGATACTTCTCTTGAAGTCtaatgaaattatgagagtccaaTGATGAATAATTTTTTACTCACCTATTAATTAAAacgaaaatatattatttaattgaaataatctTTCATTTCTTTAGATATGCTAATATTTGGGAGCTTTGCACTTGTGCTGAGATaactagagagagaaagaattatcaaaaaaaaaaactagagagagaaagaatagaCAGACAGATGCATACGCAGCAAAACGAAGACATTAGCACACAACGCAGACACATGACGAGATCACAGTAGAAGCTATAGAAAGAAAGCAATCACAGAGTACAACTAAAGAAAAACATCCTCAAAATGCAAAGCCCAGGAACAACACAACCTCAatggtcttcttcttcttcttcttcactctcATTTCTCTCATCAACCTTATTCAGAGACCCTAAACCCAAACCAATCCTCTACACTTTCCTAGTCATCTCTCTCTTCTCCATCCTCCTCATCCTTTCTCTCTCCTCTTCCTCCCCTTCCCAAACCCACACCCGACCCGACCCATTTCTCTACCCCACTCACCAAACCCACCGCATCATCTACGACCAAGATAAAACCGCTCCTCCACCTCCTTCCATAGCGTACCTCATCTCCGGGTCAAAGGGTGATTCGGGTCGGATCTTACGGTTACTTTCTGCAACCTATCACCCTCTCAATCACTACCTCCTTCACCTTGACCCTTCTGCCCCTCATTCAGATCGTGAGAATTTGGCTCTTGTTGTTCAGTCTAATCCCATTTTTAAAGCTGCTCAGAATGTTCATGTTATGGGAAAACCTGATTTTGCTTATGAGAAAGGGTCTTCTCCTGTTTCTTTTACTCTTCATGCTGCTTCCATTTTGATTCGTTTGTCTATTAATTGGGATTGGTTTGTTAGCCTCAGTGCTGATTCTTATCCTCTTGTTACTCAAGATGGTATGGTATGGTGGTTTTGTTttatgctgtttttttttttttttgttttgtttatttacttTTGCTGAATTATGTGTTCTTGATTTGATGCTGAAAATCTTTTATGGGTTTGTCAGATCTTCTCCACATCCTGTCGTTTCTGCCTAAAGATATGAACTTTGTGAATCATTCAAGCTATATTGGGTGGAAAGAGTAAGTTCAATGTTCTTATGTGTACAAGTGTCTACGTGTTTGTTTAGTATCTGGCGTGGTGTCTGTGTTTGTGATTCATAGTTAGCTAATCTAAAGTGAGTAATATCAATCATTGTGATGGTGGTTAATGTACCATGTGAATGCATAGCTATTTATGGGTATGGTAGGATGTTAAGGCTTGATTTTCTCTTTACTACCTACTCACTTAGAGGAGGCAACTACAAGGTTTTGCATAGGAAATCTGAATTGTTAAGTGTTGGTGATGACACAGTTTGTATTTGTTTTGATGCTCTAGGTCGAGGAAGTTGAAACCCATTATTGTTGATCCTGGTTTGTATCTTTCTGAAGGGACTGAAATGTTTTATGCTACTCAGAAAAGGGAACTTCCCAGTGCTTACCACTTGTTTACAGGTTTGTTTGGCTGTCCTTATAATGTATTAGGAAAACTAATTGTTTCCCACTTGTATTTGATTATAGAGAATGTCCCATCTGATCAGAGTAACATTGCAAACCACATATTACGTAAACTCTGTTGTGGTGCGTGTTCAAAAGTTTGTGTTTGATGTACAAAtggagaaattaaaatagaatgaTATCTTGATATCagatatacaatttttttagatcTATATGAAAATAGAGTCTTGACTTTTGAAATATTTTGAGAAGGAAATGTGTTAGATAACTACGTATTTAAAGAATCTAGTAGTGGTTTGGTTGGATAAAATTTTAATCATGAATGCCAAAAGAATCAGATCTTTGTAGGCGTATTAACTCAACAAATAGAAAAATGGTTAACGGCATCACAATTGGGATCTTTGAGTGATCATACCCGTGGTTTATTTCTATGAAGCAGGACAAATGGAATTAGGCTATATTTTAGACTTTGAGAGAGTGTTTACAATTCTTACTTAGGATTCTTAGGCCCCTATATAGAATATAACGAGTCCTGCTATGGAATCATCTCTCTCCCTTTTGGTGAAGATGAAATTACAAATCCATGGATCAAAATTCCTTCTTGGTCTATAATGCCACTTAGTGGTCATCCCATGGTGTCTAAGGGCTATTAGCAAGCAGCCTGTACGGGAAAATGTTAGGAATCCGGGTTTGAGCCACAGAAATTGTATTGATTATCCATTCATATATTCATTAATCCCCCAGTATGTTAATGTATTATTtagaaataaatctttttttgttaatTAATGTACTAAAATGATACCCATGTttataataaaatacataatacCAAAATAGTTATGTCTAAGATTAAACATTCCTTGACTTGTTGCTGGGTGAGGCACACATTTGTTAAAAAATTGTACTTAACATCTCTAGGTGAATGGTTGAGGTATCAACTAAGTATGCTGTTGAAAGCGGTTAACTTGCTACTACTATGTATGGGCAACAAATTAGAAACTATATGGTGTTTGTTGGTGATACTACTATGAAATAGAGTGCTTTAGTATTTTCAACTGTGTTTGAATGGTAACTTGCGGCCATGTTTGTTAGGAACCCGAAATTAGAAGAAAACTGAAATTGTGTTATTGATAGAAAAAGTCAAGAAATTTTACAGAAGTGACCCCCTGTTATTTATTGATAGCAACCATATCCAATTGCTTAAGTACTAAACATCATTATCTATATTCCAATTAAAGATCCCGCTGTGCTGATAGATTTGGCCTTGTTCCATTATTTTAAAAAGTGACCTCTGCATGTACTCTTGCAATGACCCTGTAGTAGCGTCCCACTTGTGGTTTCTATTATCAATTTGGGTTTCCCAAAATTTTCCTCTATCGCAAAATAAAGCAACCTGTATAGTAAGGGATAATTTTTCCAGCAGCCAACAGGctaataaatttttttagtttCATCCTCAAAACATTGAACAATCGACAAGTCAGCCTTCATGATAGAAATTTAGAAAGCTTCCATGTCAAGAGAAGTCATGTATGACCCCTACATACTCTATCAACCGTGAATCCATGTTTCTCCATCCTGCACTGTAGTTTGTTTAAATATCTGCATGTTGTCCTTCAGCCATAGTTGCACCAAGTTCCTTGCGAATTCTAAGGCTTAGTTCCACCTTGTTCCCCAAACAATCTGCCAAAACTATATCTTGAGGTGTACACGCTTTTAACAACACCCATTGTCCCCACATTTTGCGATGCATATCTTGCTTCTGCAGACTGCAGCAATATCAACAGTAGAAAGATTCATGTTCGGTGAAGATCTGTCCTCCTTGGACTGTAAATGACACAATGAAGAAGATTCCTTCTGAGCCTTAGCTAGCTCTTGTATCAGTATGTCTCTTAACATCCGTGCAAATTTGCAAGCCCTTCATCACATGACTCACTTGTTCTTGCACTTGTGCCATGACAAACAGATCA is a window encoding:
- the LOC131633467 gene encoding beta-glucuronosyltransferase GlcAT14A-like, coding for MQSPGTTQPQWSSSSSSSLSFLSSTLFRDPKPKPILYTFLVISLFSILLILSLSSSSPSQTHTRPDPFLYPTHQTHRIIYDQDKTAPPPPSIAYLISGSKGDSGRILRLLSATYHPLNHYLLHLDPSAPHSDRENLALVVQSNPIFKAAQNVHVMGKPDFAYEKGSSPVSFTLHAASILIRLSINWDWFVSLSADSYPLVTQDDLLHILSFLPKDMNFVNHSSYIGWKESRKLKPIIVDPGLYLSEGTEMFYATQKRELPSAYHLFTGSSFSILSRNFMEFCIWGVDNLPRILLMYFSNTPSSLSNYFPTVLCNSRQFNKTVINQDLLYAIYDSHRNDLRPLNSTDFDDMIHSGAAFAKKFQPDDPVLDLIDQKVLDRSPGSVVPGGWCLGEPGNNTCLTWGDASILRPGVGSQRLEKAIVELLSNGTFRSRQCI